The following are from one region of the Corylus avellana chromosome ca1, CavTom2PMs-1.0 genome:
- the LOC132171538 gene encoding 1-aminocyclopropane-1-carboxylate oxidase homolog 1-like: protein MVVTSRDEVPATLKPEYNRASELKAFDDTKLGVKGLVDAGITEIPRIFHHPADTLDNSSSGDTQISIPVIDLQGIDKDAIKRKKIVESIRDALETWGFFQLVNHGIPVSVLEEMKEGVRRFNEQDNQVKKGFYTRDPMKPVVYNSNFDLYSSPATTWRDTFFCQMAPNPPKPEDLPAACRDILEQYSKLVMKVGILLFELLSEALGLNPKHLNEIDCSEGLAILCHYYPACPQPELTLGITKHTDHDFVNVLLQDHSGGLQVFYQDKWVDIPPVPGALVVNIGDLLQVLPNELNV from the exons ATGGTGGTCACCAGCAGAGATGAAGTTCCAGCAACGCTGAAGCCAGAGTATAACAGAGCAAGTGAGTTGAAGGCTTTTGATGACACAAAGCTCGGCGTTAAAGGACTTGTGGATGCTGGGATTACTGAGATCCCTCGCATATTCCATCACCCAGCGGACACTTTGGACAACTCATCTTCTGGTGACACCCAGATTAGTATTCCTGTCATAGACCTCCAAGGCATCGACAAAGATGCAATAAAACGCAAGAAGATTGTTGAAAGCATTCGCGATGCATTGGAGACGTGGGGTTTCTTTCAGCTGGTCAATCACGGGATCCCTGTGAGCGTTCTGGAGGAGATGAAGGAAGGGGTGCGTAGGTTTAATGAGCAAGATAATCAAGTGAAGAAAGGGTTCTATACGCGCGACCCCATGAAACCGGTGGTGTATAACAGCAACTTTGATCTGTATAGCAGTCCGGCGACTACTTGGAGGGAtacatttttttgtcaaatggcACCTAATCCCCCAAAGCCAGAAGACTTGCCAGCTGCATGCAG AGATATACTGGAGCAGTACTCGAAGCTGGTGATGAAGGTGGGGATTTTATTGTTCGAGTTATTATCAGAGGCACTTGGGCTGAACCCAAAGCACCTAAATGAGATTGATTGCAGTGAGGGGCTTGCGATTCTGTGCCATTACTATCCGGCTTGCCCACAGCCAGAGTTAACATTGGGCATAACCAAGCATACAGACCATGACTTCGTCAATGTTCTTCTGCAAGACCACAGTGGTGGCCTCCAAGTTTTTTACCAGGACAAGTGGGTCGACATCCCTCCGGTGCCAGGGGCTCTAGTGGTTAACATTGGAGATCTTCTACAG GTGCTTCCAAATGAGCTTAATGTGTGA